In Palaemon carinicauda isolate YSFRI2023 chromosome 14, ASM3689809v2, whole genome shotgun sequence, the following proteins share a genomic window:
- the LOC137653105 gene encoding U-scoloptoxin(01)-Er1a-like — MNRKIQLFACLAAVVSALPPRLVKRDSTPFAYELPSNASLIVGSINTGFDCSSRGYGYYADQANNCQVFHICYPYTDPEGRSFTRMFSFICGEGSVFDQSSLTCNFPENSVPCDSASNFFNINDYFGRDDVQFRDGFNGIF, encoded by the exons ATGAACAGAAAGATCCAGTTGTTCG CTTGTTTGGCTGCCGTGGTCTCGGCTTTGCCGCCGCGCCTTGTGAAGAGGGACTCGACGCCCTTTGCCTACGAGTTGCCTTCCAATGCTTCGCTCATCGTTGGGTCAATAAACACCGGCTTCGA CTGTTCCAGCCGGGGCTACGGTTATTACGCCGATCAAGCCAATAACTGCCAGGTCTTTCACATCTGTTATCCTTACACCGATCCCGAAGGACGCTCCTTCACTAGGATGTTCTCCTTTATCTGCGGCGAAGGATCCGTCTTTGATCAG TCGTCCTTGACCTGCAATTTCCCCGAGAACTCCGTGCCCTGCGATAGCGCTTCCAACTTCTTCAATATCAACGATTACTTTGGTCGAGACGATGTACAATTCAGAGACGGTTTCAACGGCATCTTCTAA